A segment of the Verrucomicrobiota bacterium genome:
GCGCGTCCCGATGCGCAGAAATTCGACATGCGGGATGGCGCGCAATTTGCCGAGCAAATACTCGAGCTTTTCCTCGGTGAAGAGGAGCGGGTCGCCTCCGCTCAACAGCACGTCACGGATCGTGGGGGTTCGCGCGATATAATCGATTTGCCGGTCGAACTCCGGATGAAAATCATAGCCGCTGGCGTTGCTGACCAGCCGGGATCGCGTGCAGTAACGGCAATAGGCGGCGCAGCGGTCCGTCACCAGAAACAGAACGCGATCCGGATACCGATGCACCAGTCCAGGCACGGGCGAGTGCGCGTCTTCCCCGCAGGGATCGGTCATTTCCCAGGGCGCAGTTTGGGTTTCCTCAAGGCGGGGAATGACCTGCCGCCGGATGGGACACAGTTCGTCAGCCTGATGGATGAGATTGAAAAAGTAGGGGGTGATCGCCATGGCCAGCTTGGAATTGGCGAGCACCGTTCCCGCCCTCTCCTCCGGAGTGAGCGCGGGCATGAGCTTTTCCAATTGCTCCAGCGTGGTGATGCGATGTCGCAATTGCCATTTCCAGTCCTGCCAGTCCTTGTCGGCAATCTGCGGCCAAAAGCCGCGCCCGGCGCTGTGGAACTGTTTGAGGGAGGCCAAATGTTCGGCGGAGGAGCCGCCTCGGGGCTCCGCCGATGCTGCATCGGTTGGCATTGCTGCGGCCAACTATAGGTGTGAGCCGTCCTCTGTCAAGGGAGCCACCCGGCCCCCAAGACCGCGGGTAAGGGATGCTCATTCCAGGGAAAGCCCCCGGATGGAGTGGATTTCACGGAAAAGACCCGAGAGCTCTGGCTCCACAGAACCCACTGAGTTTTCACGCGATTGGGTTGTTCATGATGAGGCGGCGTGAACGACGCGCTCCAGGCGCTCTTGCGGATGTTCCGCGCTGCCAGCAAACGAAGAAAATGCCTTGGATTTCATCTCGTTCAGTGGAACACTCGCGTTTCACTACCCCGAACCGATCGTCCCGCACGGATTATCATGAAAACGCCTCCTCCATCCCGCGCGTCCCGCGCGTTCACCTTGATCGAACTCTTGGTGGTGATTGCCATCATCGCCATTCTCGCCGGCATGCTCCTGCCCGCGCTTTCCAACGCCAAGTCCAAGGCGAACAAAACCCTTTGTACCAGCAATGAAAAGCAATGGGGCGTCGCACTGGCCATGTACGCAGCCGACTTCAACAACAGCTTCCCCGACAATCGGGACGGATTTGACCTGAGCTGGATGGGGCTCAACATGATCGCGTTCTGGGAGAATTACCTCATCAGGTCGGAACGCCCAAAGGACGGCAAGGACAAGAAGGCGAAGAATCACGTCATTTTCTGCCCCACCGACCAGTGGCACCGGCAAGCGGATACCTGGCGCGCAGGTCAAACCGGGGCCGAAAGAAGTCCGATCCTCACCGGCTATTTTTATCTCCCTGGCCGGGCTCCCGGCGGCTGGCCGTACCAATCCGAAGGGCTTCAGGAATGGCACTACCGGAAGAAAATGGGAGGAATCTACAGCGGCGCTCCCGTGCTGATCGATCGTATGCAAGGCGTCGGATCGCGCACCACGAACATGTATGATACCAGGCTGGTTTGGTTTGTGGATGACGGCGGCAAGCGATGGAAATCCGGGAACCATTGGGAAGGTCCTCGCGGCGCGCCCACCGGCGGCAATTTCTTGTTCGAGGACGGCCACGTCGAGTGGCGGAACGGCAAGACTGTAGGCTTGGGCTCATGGGCAGGAAACTGGCAGTGCTTCTACAAGATCAACGTGCCGGAACAATAAACCGCGCCAAGCCTATTCCCGTTTCCATGTTCTCCTTCCTCCTCGTCCCAGGACTCGTGGCGATGACGGCGCTGGCGGACTGGCCGCAGTGGCGCGGGGTCGGCCGGGATGGCCACGCCACATCCGTCGGATGGGAACCCTCGACTTTGCCCAAGGAAGCCAAAGCCGTATGGAAGGTGCGGGTCGGTCCGGGGCACTCATCGCCGATCGTGTTCGGAAACCGCGTGGTTTATCTCGACGAATCCGAAGGCCAGGAATTCGTGCATTGCCTCGATCGAAACTCCGGCCGTTCTCTCTGGAAATCGGCGCTCTCCTCAAGCTACCAGGACGAATGGGGCGCCGGCCCGCGCTCCACGCCCTTCGTGGATGCCGACCGCGTTTATGCCCAATCCTGCAATGGCGAATTTCGCTGTTTGAGTTTGGAACAGGGAAGAACGATTTGGCGGGTGAATTTTGAGGATTTCGGCGTCAAATTCCTCGGCAGCAAAGCGCAGGAGGGCACGGCCAGCCGGCGCGGCAACACCGGCTCGGGCTTGATCGACGGCCCCCGCGTCATTGTGCCGGTGGGCAGCACGAGCCAGGGAACCCTCTTCTGCTTCGACAAGTTGACGGGCAAAGTTCTGTGGAAAGCCCTGCGGGATGAAGCCGCCTATTCCTCCCCCGTTCTCGCTTCCCCCGGCGGCATTCGCCAGGTCATCCAT
Coding sequences within it:
- a CDS encoding type II secretion system protein, whose product is MKTPPPSRASRAFTLIELLVVIAIIAILAGMLLPALSNAKSKANKTLCTSNEKQWGVALAMYAADFNNSFPDNRDGFDLSWMGLNMIAFWENYLIRSERPKDGKDKKAKNHVIFCPTDQWHRQADTWRAGQTGAERSPILTGYFYLPGRAPGGWPYQSEGLQEWHYRKKMGGIYSGAPVLIDRMQGVGSRTTNMYDTRLVWFVDDGGKRWKSGNHWEGPRGAPTGGNFLFEDGHVEWRNGKTVGLGSWAGNWQCFYKINVPEQ
- a CDS encoding KamA family radical SAM protein, coding for MPTDAASAEPRGGSSAEHLASLKQFHSAGRGFWPQIADKDWQDWKWQLRHRITTLEQLEKLMPALTPEERAGTVLANSKLAMAITPYFFNLIHQADELCPIRRQVIPRLEETQTAPWEMTDPCGEDAHSPVPGLVHRYPDRVLFLVTDRCAAYCRYCTRSRLVSNASGYDFHPEFDRQIDYIARTPTIRDVLLSGGDPLLFTEEKLEYLLGKLRAIPHVEFLRIGTRIPIFLPQRITAELCELLRQFHPLFISLHSNHPRELTTEVREALARLADVGIPLGNQSVLLRHVNDDPVVMKAHVQKLLMCRVRPYYVYQCDLIAGSSHLRSSVRQGIDIMRQLRGHTTGYAVPQYVIDAPGGGGKVPVNPDYVLEQSTERVRLQNFEGKVFEYPEDAEGVPYAGETGPHSTAESWS